A region of Verrucomicrobiota bacterium DNA encodes the following proteins:
- a CDS encoding pyridoxal-phosphate dependent enzyme → MFQDNLTKPVSVTVLREDLNHPLYQGNKFWKLKNNLFDAIQNGHDTLLTFGGACSNHIYATAVAGSLNHLKTIGVIRGQEPAIYSSTLQFAREHGMRLHFVTREEYRRKEESGFIARLKNLFGDFHLIPEGGSNEAGLRGCVEWGDSLVSHADIFCLAAGTATTAAGIAQALLSRDPGAKVIAFSALKDGGFLKTQAEKMAGSPLPNLSMITDYHFGGYAKYTPELLAFITQIEKDYSLPLEHVYTGKTLYGILDLSRKSYFPGDKRICFIHTGGLQGKLHSKDHKELNR, encoded by the coding sequence TTGTTTCAAGATAATCTGACAAAGCCTGTATCCGTCACGGTTCTCCGCGAGGACTTGAACCACCCGTTATATCAGGGGAACAAATTCTGGAAGCTCAAAAACAACCTGTTTGATGCGATTCAAAACGGTCACGATACCCTCCTGACATTTGGGGGTGCCTGTAGCAATCATATCTACGCCACGGCTGTTGCAGGTTCACTCAATCATCTGAAAACCATCGGTGTCATCAGGGGGCAAGAACCCGCAATCTATTCATCGACGCTGCAATTTGCCCGGGAACACGGCATGCGGCTTCATTTCGTCACTCGGGAAGAATACCGGCGGAAGGAAGAGTCAGGATTCATTGCCCGGCTTAAGAACCTTTTTGGGGATTTTCATCTTATTCCTGAAGGGGGCTCGAATGAGGCTGGTTTGCGTGGGTGTGTGGAATGGGGAGATTCCCTCGTGAGCCATGCGGATATCTTTTGCCTCGCTGCCGGTACCGCCACAACGGCAGCAGGAATCGCTCAGGCTTTATTATCCCGAGACCCCGGAGCAAAAGTCATCGCCTTTTCAGCACTCAAAGACGGGGGATTCCTCAAAACCCAAGCTGAAAAGATGGCAGGGAGCCCTTTACCGAACCTCTCCATGATCACGGACTACCATTTCGGCGGTTACGCCAAGTATACGCCCGAACTCCTCGCTTTTATTACGCAAATCGAGAAGGACTACTCACTGCCTCTCGAACACGTTTATACAGGCAAAACCCTTTACGGAATATTGGATTTATCCCGGAAATCATATTTCCCCGGAGATAAAAGAATTTGTTTCATCCACACCGGTGGACTCCAGGGTAAGCTCCACTCCAAGGACCATAAAGAGCTAAATCGCTGA